A DNA window from Rhizobium sp. NXC14 contains the following coding sequences:
- a CDS encoding phosphoglycerate kinase has protein sequence MPSFKTLDDLSDISGKRVLIRVDLNVPVKDGKVTDTTRIERVAPTILELSGKGAKVILLAHFGRPKDGPSPDLSLSLIAPSVEEVLDHAVLTASDCIGEAAASAVAAMKNGDILLLENTRFHKGEEKNDPDFTKALAANGDIYVNDAFSAAHRAHASTEGLAHHLPAYAGRTMQAELEALEKGLGNPTRPVVAIVGGAKVSTKIDLLMNLVKKVDALVIGGGMANTFVAARGTNVGKSLCEHDLAETAKQIMIEAATSGCAIILPEDGVVAREFKAGAANETVGINAIPADAMVLDVGPQSVQAINAWIERASTLVWNGPLGAFEIEPFDAATVAAAKYAAERTAAGKLTSVAGGGDTVSALNHAGVADDFTYVSTAGGAFLEWMEGKELPGVAVLNADK, from the coding sequence ATGCCTTCTTTCAAGACCCTCGACGATCTCTCCGACATCAGCGGCAAGCGCGTGCTCATCCGCGTCGACCTCAACGTCCCGGTCAAGGACGGCAAGGTTACTGATACGACGCGCATCGAGCGGGTGGCGCCGACGATCCTCGAACTATCGGGCAAGGGCGCCAAGGTCATCCTGCTTGCTCATTTCGGCCGGCCAAAGGACGGTCCGTCGCCGGATCTGTCGCTGTCGCTAATCGCCCCTTCCGTCGAGGAAGTGCTCGATCATGCCGTGCTGACGGCCTCCGACTGCATCGGCGAGGCCGCCGCCTCCGCCGTTGCCGCAATGAAGAATGGCGATATTCTGCTGCTGGAAAACACCCGCTTTCACAAGGGCGAGGAAAAGAACGATCCTGACTTCACCAAGGCGCTTGCCGCCAATGGCGATATCTATGTCAACGACGCCTTCTCCGCCGCCCACCGCGCCCATGCTTCCACCGAAGGCCTTGCCCACCACCTGCCGGCCTATGCCGGCCGCACCATGCAGGCCGAGCTGGAGGCGCTTGAAAAAGGTCTCGGCAATCCCACCCGTCCCGTCGTCGCAATCGTCGGCGGCGCCAAGGTTTCGACCAAGATCGATCTTTTGATGAATCTCGTGAAGAAGGTCGATGCTCTCGTCATCGGCGGAGGCATGGCCAATACCTTCGTCGCCGCGCGTGGCACCAATGTCGGCAAGTCACTATGCGAGCATGATCTCGCTGAAACCGCCAAGCAGATCATGATCGAGGCCGCGACATCAGGCTGTGCCATCATCCTGCCGGAAGACGGCGTCGTCGCCCGCGAGTTCAAGGCGGGTGCCGCCAATGAGACGGTCGGTATTAACGCAATTCCCGCCGATGCCATGGTGCTCGACGTCGGGCCGCAATCCGTTCAGGCCATCAATGCCTGGATCGAGCGCGCCTCGACGCTCGTCTGGAACGGTCCGCTCGGCGCCTTCGAGATCGAGCCCTTCGATGCCGCAACGGTTGCTGCCGCAAAATACGCCGCCGAGCGCACGGCGGCCGGCAAGCTGACCTCCGTAGCCGGCGGCGGCGATACCGTCTCAGCTCTGAACCATGCCGGCGTTGCCGACGACTTCACCTATGTCTCCACCGCAGGCGGCGCTTTCCTCGAATGGATGGAAGGCAAGGAGTTACCCGGCGTCGCCGTTCTCAACGCCGATAAATGA
- a CDS encoding class I fructose-bisphosphate aldolase — MSERLEDIAVQMVAGGRGLLAADESTSTIKKRFDTINLESTETSRRDYREMLFRSDEAMKKYISGVILFEETLFQKAADGTPFVDIIRAAGSIPGIKVDTGAKPMAKFPGETITEGLDGLGERLARYYEAGARFAKWRGVIAISSTLPTRGSVRANAQALARYAALCQEAKIVPIVEPECLMDGKPGDHNIDRCAEVTESTLRIVFEELAEARVSLEGMILKPNMVIDGKNARKASVAEVAERTVQVLKRTVPSAVPGIAFLSGGQSTEEATAHLSAINATADLPWFVTFSYGRALQDSALKAWNGKPENVAAGQREFTHRAEMNSLAAKGSWQKDLEKAA; from the coding sequence ATGAGCGAACGACTGGAAGACATTGCAGTGCAAATGGTTGCAGGCGGCCGGGGACTGCTTGCGGCTGATGAATCGACCTCCACCATCAAGAAGCGTTTCGACACGATCAATCTCGAATCGACCGAAACGAGCCGTCGCGATTACCGCGAGATGCTCTTCCGCTCCGACGAGGCGATGAAGAAATATATTTCCGGCGTCATCCTCTTCGAAGAGACGCTCTTCCAGAAGGCCGCAGACGGCACGCCTTTCGTCGACATCATTCGCGCTGCGGGTTCCATTCCCGGCATCAAGGTCGATACCGGCGCCAAGCCGATGGCCAAGTTCCCGGGCGAAACCATCACCGAAGGCCTCGATGGCCTCGGCGAGCGCCTTGCTCGCTATTATGAGGCCGGCGCCCGTTTCGCCAAGTGGCGCGGCGTCATCGCCATCTCCTCGACGCTGCCTACCCGCGGCTCGGTTCGCGCCAACGCTCAGGCGCTTGCCCGGTACGCGGCCCTCTGCCAGGAAGCCAAGATCGTTCCGATCGTCGAGCCGGAATGCCTGATGGACGGCAAGCCGGGCGACCACAATATCGACCGCTGCGCCGAAGTCACCGAATCCACGCTGCGCATCGTTTTCGAAGAGCTGGCCGAAGCCCGAGTCAGCCTCGAAGGCATGATCCTGAAGCCGAATATGGTCATCGACGGCAAGAACGCCCGCAAGGCCTCTGTCGCCGAGGTCGCGGAGCGCACCGTGCAGGTGCTGAAGCGCACGGTCCCATCAGCGGTTCCGGGCATCGCCTTCCTCTCCGGCGGCCAGTCGACCGAAGAGGCAACCGCACATCTTTCCGCCATCAATGCCACGGCCGACCTGCCCTGGTTCGTCACCTTCTCCTACGGCCGCGCCCTTCAGGACAGTGCGCTCAAGGCCTGGAACGGCAAACCGGAAAATGTCGCCGCCGGCCAGCGCGAATTCACGCACCGCGCCGAAATGAACAGCCTTGCCGCCAAGGGCAGCTGGCAGAAGGATCTGGAAAAGGCAGCCTGA
- a CDS encoding PhzF family phenazine biosynthesis protein, translating to MDTIPYVTVDVFTSARFEGNPLAVISDARGLSDAAMQMIATEFNYSEVTFVLPPEDPRNSARVRIFTPTMEIPFAGHPNVGTACVLGRQAEIFGKPVGEKLRFEEQAGIVEVALKRSGGKVAAAAIRAPQPLTIGDVIAEETIARCIGLEPGAIVKTNHAPVFASLGLNFAIAELSGLEALSAARPDLAGFQAAAGHQTTSGHDFSLFVYVRTSEDPWNIRARMFAPLDNVPEDPATGSASAALGAYLVTLTAEADMNVRITIEQGVEMGRRSIIALDVTKCDGTVTDVVISGSCVSVMRGEIILQN from the coding sequence ATGGATACCATCCCCTACGTCACCGTCGATGTCTTCACCTCCGCGCGTTTCGAGGGTAATCCGCTTGCCGTCATTTCCGATGCGCGCGGGCTCAGCGATGCAGCGATGCAAATGATCGCCACCGAATTTAACTATTCCGAAGTGACCTTCGTCCTGCCGCCGGAGGATCCTCGCAATTCGGCCCGTGTCCGCATCTTCACTCCGACGATGGAAATACCATTCGCCGGTCATCCGAACGTCGGCACCGCCTGTGTACTCGGCCGGCAGGCGGAGATCTTCGGCAAGCCCGTTGGCGAGAAGCTGCGTTTCGAGGAACAGGCTGGCATCGTCGAAGTCGCCCTCAAACGCAGCGGCGGAAAGGTCGCGGCCGCCGCCATCCGCGCGCCGCAGCCGCTGACAATCGGCGATGTCATTGCCGAGGAAACTATCGCCCGCTGCATCGGGCTCGAACCCGGCGCAATCGTCAAGACCAACCACGCCCCGGTCTTTGCCTCGCTCGGTCTGAACTTCGCCATTGCCGAGTTGAGCGGGCTTGAAGCGCTCTCCGCCGCCCGACCGGACCTTGCCGGATTCCAGGCGGCTGCCGGCCACCAGACGACGAGCGGCCATGACTTCTCGCTCTTCGTCTATGTCAGGACATCCGAAGATCCGTGGAATATACGCGCTCGCATGTTCGCGCCGCTCGATAACGTGCCCGAAGACCCCGCGACCGGCAGCGCTTCCGCAGCCCTCGGTGCCTATCTCGTCACACTGACGGCGGAGGCCGACATGAACGTCCGCATCACCATCGAACAGGGCGTGGAAATGGGCCGCCGCAGCATCATCGCCCTTGATGTCACGAAGTGCGATGGCACCGTCACTGACGTCGTCATCTCGGGAAGCTGCGTTTCCGTGATGCGCGGCGAAATCATCCTGCAGAACTGA
- a CDS encoding MFS transporter gives MKRNLLSVAALLFGTLFLFMGNGLQGILLPVRGNLEGYATTTLGLLGTSWAGGFVIGCLVAPKLVHRVGHVRAFSGFISIIAIIALVSGIIIDPFWWVILRAVTGFSTAGTSMIIESWLNERASNESRGAIFSLYIGITLLGVVGGQMMIPLEDVRTPVLFMICGIFYCIAMLPTTLSTAASPQPLKAVRLDLPALYRNSPVSCLGILLVGIANGAYGTLGAVFGAGAGLSDTSIAVMMSSTIFAGAMMQLPAGRLSDRIDRRYVLAALSAIAAIAGLLIFLLHPTSPALLIGLVVLYGAVANTLYPIAVAHANDFAASEDFVKVSGGLLLLYGIGTVIGPTLGGPVMSAITPHALFLVTAVAHVLITVYAIIRSRIRAAVPVSDRDAYTTIPTGTSPMLTPQSMSLADRGTGKSPESSDPAVKFG, from the coding sequence ATGAAGAGAAATCTGCTGTCTGTCGCTGCGCTGCTGTTTGGCACGCTCTTCCTTTTCATGGGCAATGGTCTGCAGGGCATCCTGCTTCCCGTGCGCGGCAATCTCGAAGGCTATGCCACGACGACGCTCGGCCTGCTCGGCACCTCATGGGCGGGCGGCTTCGTCATCGGCTGCCTGGTGGCGCCGAAACTGGTGCACCGCGTCGGCCATGTCAGAGCCTTCTCCGGCTTCATCTCGATCATCGCCATCATCGCACTGGTCAGCGGCATCATCATCGATCCGTTCTGGTGGGTGATCCTGCGTGCGGTGACTGGCTTCTCCACCGCCGGCACGTCCATGATCATCGAAAGCTGGCTGAACGAGCGCGCCAGCAACGAGAGCCGTGGCGCGATTTTCTCGCTCTATATCGGCATCACCCTGCTCGGCGTCGTCGGCGGCCAGATGATGATCCCGCTCGAAGATGTGCGCACGCCGGTGCTGTTCATGATCTGTGGCATCTTCTATTGCATCGCGATGCTGCCGACGACGCTTTCGACCGCAGCCTCACCGCAGCCGCTAAAAGCTGTGCGCCTCGACCTGCCGGCGCTCTACCGCAATTCGCCCGTGTCCTGCCTCGGCATTCTGCTCGTCGGCATTGCCAACGGCGCTTACGGCACGCTCGGGGCTGTCTTCGGCGCCGGCGCCGGCCTTTCCGACACCAGCATCGCCGTCATGATGAGTTCTACCATCTTCGCCGGCGCGATGATGCAGCTGCCGGCCGGCCGGCTTTCTGATCGCATCGACCGGCGCTACGTGCTCGCCGCCCTGTCGGCGATTGCCGCCATCGCCGGCTTGCTGATCTTTCTGCTTCACCCGACATCCCCTGCCTTGCTGATCGGGCTCGTTGTCCTCTACGGCGCGGTGGCCAACACGCTCTATCCGATTGCTGTGGCTCACGCGAACGACTTCGCGGCGTCGGAGGATTTCGTCAAGGTCTCCGGCGGCCTGCTGCTGCTCTACGGCATCGGCACAGTCATCGGCCCGACGCTCGGCGGCCCGGTCATGTCGGCAATCACCCCGCATGCGCTTTTCCTGGTCACCGCCGTCGCTCATGTGCTGATCACCGTTTACGCCATCATCAGAAGCCGCATCCGCGCGGCCGTCCCAGTCAGCGACCGCGACGCCTATACGACGATCCCGACCGGCACTTCGCCGATGCTGACGCCGCAGAGCATGTCGCTGGCCGATCGCGGCACAGGCAAATCTCCCGAAAGCAGCGATCCTGCTGTAAAGTTCGGTTAG
- a CDS encoding DUF1192 domain-containing protein, translating to MSFIDDDRPQKKTAHEIGGDLSMLSVDELKARVELLKTEIARLEAEASRKASGRQAAESFFRS from the coding sequence ATGAGCTTTATCGATGACGACCGACCGCAGAAGAAAACCGCCCACGAGATCGGCGGCGATCTCTCTATGCTTTCAGTGGATGAGTTGAAGGCGCGAGTGGAATTGCTGAAAACCGAGATCGCCCGGCTCGAAGCTGAAGCTAGTCGCAAGGCATCCGGGCGACAGGCCGCTGAAAGCTTCTTCCGCTCGTGA
- a CDS encoding DUF1465 family protein: protein MSEVGLNTISFAGRAAASSQFKALYGEGMSLVEETAAYLDGQGRAASKVLPRMASVLYAAESMRLTTRLMQMASWLLLQRAVNNGEMSRDQVLAEKNKVRLDGFNVDRAAPGWGDLPESFRDLVERSLRLQNRIALLDREIYRPAEAVIVHDNQNSVQAQLSLLQTAFGNN, encoded by the coding sequence ATGTCGGAAGTTGGATTGAACACAATCAGTTTTGCGGGCCGCGCGGCTGCATCCTCTCAGTTCAAGGCACTCTATGGCGAAGGCATGTCGCTGGTCGAAGAGACCGCCGCCTATCTTGACGGCCAAGGCCGCGCAGCCTCCAAGGTTCTGCCGCGCATGGCATCCGTCCTCTACGCCGCGGAATCGATGCGGCTGACCACCCGCCTGATGCAGATGGCTTCGTGGCTGCTGTTGCAGCGCGCCGTCAACAATGGCGAGATGTCGCGCGACCAGGTGCTGGCCGAGAAGAACAAGGTCCGCCTCGACGGTTTCAACGTCGACCGCGCAGCACCCGGCTGGGGCGATCTGCCGGAATCGTTCCGAGACCTCGTCGAGCGCTCCCTGCGCCTGCAGAACCGCATCGCGCTGCTGGATCGCGAAATCTATCGTCCGGCCGAAGCCGTGATCGTTCATGACAATCAGAACAGCGTCCAGGCGCAGCTTTCGCTGCTGCAGACGGCCTTCGGCAACAACTGA
- the rpmE gene encoding 50S ribosomal protein L31, with product MKAGIHPDYHMIKVVMTDGTEYETRSTWGSEGAVMNLEIDSKSHPAWTGGNQQLMDRGGRVSKFNKRFGGLGL from the coding sequence ATGAAGGCAGGCATCCATCCCGACTATCACATGATCAAGGTAGTCATGACCGATGGCACCGAATACGAAACCCGCTCGACCTGGGGTTCGGAAGGCGCTGTCATGAACCTCGAAATCGATTCCAAGTCGCATCCGGCCTGGACGGGCGGCAACCAGCAGCTCATGGACCGCGGCGGCCGCGTTTCCAAGTTCAACAAGCGTTTCGGCGGCCTCGGTCTCTAA
- a CDS encoding ABC transporter transmembrane domain-containing protein, producing MAEQARAEENRRRSLRPLGRLMPYVMRYRGLVAGALISLALAAMTSLALPLAVRRMIDHGFTQSDGSFINSYFAMLMVMAVVLAIASALRYYFVITIGERIVADLRRDVFNHVTRLSPSFFDVNQSGEIVSRLTADTTQIKSAVGATASVALRNLILCLGALGMMVVTSPKLSSLVIGAIPLIVFPLVAFGRSVRRRSRAAQDTLAEASAFANETIAATRTVQAFNGEDAAARRYAGAVESAYEAARAAIRSRALLTGIAITLIFGSVVAVLWVGAHSVLAGTLSAGTLGQFLLYAVISAGSLGALSEVWGELSQAAGAADRLTELLDEVSPISAPANPEALPSPSRGRVEFSDVHFAYPSRPGRSALHGLDFAVSPGETVAIVGPSGAGKTTVFSLLLRFYDPQQGSVAIDGVDARLATPDELRQRIAIVPQDVTIFAASIHDNIAFGRPGASREEVRAAALAAQADEFIARLDNGYETEVGERGVTLSGGQRQRIAIARAILKNAPVLLLDEATSALDAESETLVQKALDGLVDGRTTLVIAHRLATVLKADRILVMDKGRVVEEGTHQSLIRQGGIYARLARLQFDAANEDVLAPAK from the coding sequence TTGGCAGAACAGGCACGGGCTGAGGAAAACAGAAGGCGGTCGCTGCGGCCACTCGGCAGGCTGATGCCTTATGTCATGCGTTATCGCGGGCTGGTGGCCGGCGCCCTGATTTCACTGGCGCTCGCCGCCATGACCTCGCTGGCGCTGCCGCTCGCCGTGCGCCGCATGATCGACCACGGCTTCACCCAATCCGACGGCAGCTTCATCAACAGCTACTTCGCTATGCTGATGGTCATGGCCGTCGTGCTCGCGATCGCGAGCGCGTTGCGTTATTATTTCGTCATCACCATAGGCGAACGCATCGTCGCCGATCTTCGCCGCGACGTCTTTAACCATGTGACACGGCTGTCGCCCTCCTTCTTCGACGTCAACCAGTCCGGAGAGATCGTCTCGCGGCTGACCGCCGATACGACGCAGATCAAGTCCGCCGTCGGCGCCACCGCCTCGGTGGCGCTTAGGAATCTCATTCTCTGTCTCGGCGCCTTGGGCATGATGGTCGTCACTTCGCCGAAACTGTCGAGCCTCGTCATCGGAGCGATCCCGCTGATCGTCTTCCCGCTCGTCGCCTTCGGCCGCTCGGTGCGCAGGCGTTCCCGCGCCGCTCAGGACACGCTTGCCGAAGCGTCCGCCTTCGCCAACGAGACGATCGCCGCGACCCGTACGGTACAGGCCTTCAACGGCGAGGACGCCGCAGCGAGACGTTACGCCGGCGCCGTCGAATCCGCCTACGAGGCCGCCCGCGCCGCCATCCGCTCGCGCGCACTCTTGACCGGCATCGCCATCACGCTGATCTTCGGCAGCGTCGTCGCCGTGCTTTGGGTCGGCGCCCACAGCGTGCTGGCCGGCACGCTGTCTGCCGGCACGCTCGGCCAGTTCCTGCTTTATGCCGTCATCTCCGCGGGATCGCTCGGCGCGCTGTCGGAGGTCTGGGGCGAACTCTCGCAGGCGGCCGGCGCCGCCGACCGGCTGACCGAACTCCTCGACGAGGTGTCGCCGATATCAGCCCCCGCCAACCCCGAGGCTCTCCCTTCGCCCAGCCGCGGCCGCGTCGAGTTTTCCGACGTGCATTTCGCCTATCCCTCGCGCCCCGGCAGATCGGCCCTGCATGGCTTGGACTTCGCTGTCTCGCCGGGCGAAACCGTCGCGATTGTCGGCCCCTCCGGCGCCGGCAAGACCACAGTCTTTTCGCTGCTCTTGCGCTTCTACGATCCGCAGCAGGGCAGCGTGGCGATCGATGGTGTCGATGCGAGGCTGGCGACACCTGACGAGTTGCGCCAGCGCATCGCCATCGTGCCGCAGGACGTCACCATTTTCGCCGCATCGATCCATGATAACATAGCTTTCGGCCGCCCTGGTGCATCGCGTGAGGAAGTCCGCGCCGCAGCGCTTGCCGCCCAGGCCGACGAATTCATCGCCCGGCTGGATAACGGCTATGAGACCGAGGTCGGCGAACGAGGCGTCACCCTCTCCGGCGGCCAGCGACAGCGCATCGCCATTGCCCGCGCCATCCTGAAGAACGCGCCCGTGCTGCTGCTCGACGAGGCGACCTCAGCGCTTGACGCCGAAAGCGAGACGCTGGTGCAGAAGGCGCTCGACGGCTTGGTTGACGGTCGCACGACACTGGTCATCGCCCATCGCCTGGCGACGGTGCTGAAGGCCGACCGAATCCTCGTCATGGACAAGGGCCGCGTCGTCGAGGAAGGCACGCATCAGAGCCTGATCCGCCAGGGCGGCATCTATGCCCGGTTGGCGCGCCTGCAATTCGACGCCGCCAATGAGGATGTGCTCGCTCCTGCCAAATAA
- a CDS encoding tripartite tricarboxylate transporter substrate binding protein codes for MALSDMTRRTGLALILGLTAMLGFSSSAVAADFPDRPITMVVPFAAGGSTDVVARIVAQKMSEDLGQQVIVQNVAGAGGNLGAGNVARAEPDGYTILMGTVATHALNPLILKSTPYDPEKDFAPVSLLVVVPNVLVVNPELPAKTVQELVALLKAEPDRYSYASSGNGTPLHLSGELFKSMAGVSMQHIPYKGAGPALNDVIGNQVPIMFDNLPSSSSHIKAGTLRALAVTTAERAPSFPDVPTIAESGIPGYETYTWNALFAPANTPGEVVTRLNASANKALKDPAVAARMKEFSATIVGSTPEELSAHVKAELAKWGPVVKGANIQME; via the coding sequence ATGGCGCTTTCCGACATGACGCGACGCACGGGGCTCGCGCTCATTCTTGGCCTGACTGCAATGCTGGGGTTCAGCAGCTCTGCTGTTGCTGCAGATTTTCCCGATCGTCCGATCACCATGGTCGTGCCCTTTGCAGCCGGCGGCTCGACCGATGTCGTCGCCCGTATCGTCGCGCAGAAGATGTCCGAGGATCTCGGCCAGCAGGTCATCGTCCAGAATGTCGCCGGTGCCGGCGGCAATCTCGGGGCCGGCAACGTCGCCCGCGCCGAGCCTGATGGCTACACCATTCTGATGGGCACCGTTGCGACCCACGCCCTCAATCCGCTGATCCTCAAATCGACGCCCTACGACCCGGAGAAGGATTTCGCGCCGGTCTCCCTGCTCGTCGTCGTGCCGAACGTGCTGGTCGTCAATCCGGAATTGCCGGCAAAAACGGTGCAGGAACTGGTCGCGCTGCTGAAAGCCGAGCCCGATAGATACAGTTACGCCTCGTCCGGCAACGGCACGCCGCTGCATCTCTCCGGCGAACTCTTCAAGTCAATGGCCGGCGTCAGCATGCAGCATATCCCCTATAAGGGCGCCGGTCCGGCATTGAACGATGTCATCGGCAACCAGGTGCCGATCATGTTCGACAACCTGCCCTCCTCCTCCAGCCACATCAAGGCGGGCACGCTGAGGGCGCTGGCGGTGACCACCGCCGAGCGCGCGCCCTCCTTCCCCGATGTGCCCACGATCGCCGAGTCGGGCATACCGGGCTACGAGACCTATACCTGGAACGCGCTTTTTGCCCCAGCCAACACGCCGGGCGAGGTGGTGACGCGCCTCAACGCCTCGGCGAACAAGGCGCTCAAAGACCCGGCCGTTGCCGCACGCATGAAGGAATTCAGCGCCACCATCGTCGGCTCGACGCCCGAGGAACTTTCCGCCCACGTGAAGGCTGAGCTCGCCAAATGGGGGCCGGTCGTCAAGGGCGCAAACATCCAGATGGAATGA
- a CDS encoding YegP family protein: MYKFEVYKDKSGEFRFRFKASNGETMFSSEGYKAKASALNAIESIKKNTSGAEIVDQTKAEG, from the coding sequence ATGTATAAATTCGAAGTCTACAAGGATAAATCAGGCGAATTCCGTTTCCGCTTCAAGGCATCGAACGGGGAAACCATGTTCAGCTCCGAGGGCTACAAGGCGAAGGCGTCCGCCCTGAATGCCATCGAGTCCATCAAGAAGAATACCTCCGGCGCCGAGATCGTCGACCAGACGAAGGCCGAAGGCTGA
- a CDS encoding YciI family protein, whose amino-acid sequence MQYALIIREAPEDFARRSDPAYRDGWVAYTQALVQAGIMTGGAGLTAPETGTVIRRKGEDHDVQDGPYPEGKEQLGGFYLIEVPDIDTALEWATRIPISDKGSVEVRPRLQM is encoded by the coding sequence ATGCAATATGCCCTCATCATTCGCGAAGCGCCGGAGGATTTCGCCCGCCGTAGCGATCCGGCCTATCGCGACGGCTGGGTTGCTTACACCCAGGCGCTTGTCCAGGCCGGGATCATGACCGGCGGCGCGGGGCTGACAGCCCCCGAGACCGGCACGGTCATACGCCGCAAGGGCGAGGATCACGATGTTCAGGACGGTCCCTATCCGGAAGGCAAGGAGCAGCTCGGCGGCTTCTATCTGATCGAGGTCCCGGACATCGACACCGCGCTCGAATGGGCTACCCGTATTCCTATCTCCGACAAGGGTTCGGTCGAGGTGCGCCCGCGCCTGCAGATGTGA
- a CDS encoding DUF6596 domain-containing protein — protein sequence MPPDAGRAAEQVARQSYGRLIAFLAARSRDVPAAEDALSEALASALHVWAECGIPANPEAWLLVAARRNLMQAARHRTVEANAQTTISLALEEAEARMNEAGNSVFPDERLKLLFACTHPAIDSSVHTALMLQAILGIEARTIARAFVVSAEAMSQRLVRAKVKIRDAGIPFTIPPRPALPGRLAAVLSAVYAAYGLGWDGLDGEEAHHSLAGEAIWLGRALLTVLPDEPEAIGLLSLMLHCEARRSARRDGNGRYVPLDEQDPAGWDATMIAEADALLRKAGSFNRFGPYQCQAAIQSVHAARRLSGVTDWQALTTLYAALLTMKPTLGARVAQAAVIGRALSPAEGLTLLDRIDPRAIAAYQPYWAVRAFLLARTGDDAAAADAYMTAIGLSDSPSVRTFLVDRLAEARRTTSG from the coding sequence ATGCCGCCCGATGCCGGACGCGCCGCCGAACAAGTGGCGCGACAGTCCTATGGCAGGCTGATCGCCTTTCTCGCCGCCCGCTCGCGCGACGTGCCGGCGGCAGAAGACGCATTGTCGGAAGCGCTGGCTTCGGCCCTGCACGTCTGGGCGGAGTGCGGCATTCCCGCCAATCCGGAAGCCTGGCTGCTGGTGGCCGCCCGCCGCAATTTGATGCAGGCGGCCCGGCACCGCACCGTCGAGGCCAACGCACAAACGACGATATCACTCGCCCTCGAGGAAGCGGAGGCACGAATGAACGAGGCCGGCAATTCCGTCTTTCCCGATGAACGGCTGAAGCTACTCTTCGCCTGCACCCATCCTGCCATCGACAGCTCCGTGCATACGGCGCTGATGCTGCAAGCGATTCTCGGCATCGAAGCCAGAACCATCGCCCGGGCCTTCGTCGTTTCAGCGGAAGCGATGAGCCAGCGGCTGGTGCGGGCCAAGGTGAAGATCCGTGATGCCGGCATTCCCTTCACCATACCACCTCGGCCCGCGCTGCCTGGGCGGCTTGCCGCCGTGCTTTCGGCGGTCTACGCCGCCTACGGCCTCGGATGGGATGGTCTCGATGGCGAGGAAGCGCACCATTCGCTTGCCGGCGAAGCGATCTGGCTCGGCCGGGCGCTTCTGACGGTACTTCCGGATGAGCCGGAAGCGATCGGCCTTCTCTCGCTGATGCTTCACTGCGAAGCCCGCCGTAGCGCCCGGCGCGACGGCAACGGGCGTTATGTGCCGCTGGACGAGCAGGATCCGGCCGGCTGGGACGCCACCATGATCGCGGAGGCGGACGCGCTGCTGCGCAAGGCCGGAAGCTTCAACCGTTTCGGCCCCTATCAGTGCCAGGCGGCGATTCAATCGGTGCATGCGGCGCGCCGCCTTTCGGGAGTGACCGACTGGCAGGCGCTGACGACGCTCTATGCCGCGTTGCTGACGATGAAGCCGACACTCGGCGCGCGCGTCGCCCAAGCGGCGGTGATCGGCCGGGCTTTAAGCCCCGCCGAAGGCCTGACCCTGCTCGACAGGATCGATCCGCGCGCGATCGCTGCCTATCAGCCCTACTGGGCCGTACGTGCCTTTCTTCTGGCACGAACGGGCGACGATGCGGCCGCGGCCGATGCCTACATGACGGCGATTGGCCTCAGCGACAGCCCCTCTGTCCGAACCTTTCTCGTCGATCGGCTCGCCGAAGCGCGGCGGACGACATCAGGCTGA